A region of Chloracidobacterium sp. DNA encodes the following proteins:
- the clpA gene encoding ATP-dependent Clp protease ATP-binding subunit ClpA has product MLTRELEETLSFAVDEAVKHKHEFVTLEHLLFALLEDTAAREILFNCGAQIDELGRALLGYFEDALEKMPPNAKAMPELTSTFQSTISYAVLQAEGSGQGAVDGGNILAALYQAEQSYAVYLLLQQGVTRLDILNYISHGISKIDQGEPMFDGIDDEELDSSAQRKKPLESFCVELVAKAAAGQIDPIVGRGPEIERTIQVLCRRKKNNPLYVGEPGVGKTALAEGLALKISEGDVPEVLQGAKVFALDMGTVLAGTRYRGDFEQRFKAIINELKEQENAILFIDEIHTIVGAGAVSGGSMDASNILKPALADGSLRCIGSTTHAEYKSAFDRDRALARRFQRIDINEPTVDETYEILKGLKKFYEQHHGVRYGNDALRTAAELAGKYINDRFLPDKAIDVIDEVGASVKLLPVSRRPKRVTVQMVENTIARMAKIPPKTVVADERSRLKTLRDDIKKAIFGQDAAIDAIVDAIQISRAGLGHQTKPVGSFLFSGPTGVGKTEVSKQLAEILGVEFLRYDMSEYAEPHTVSRLIGAPPGYVGFDQGGLLTEAIMRTPHAVLVLDEIEKAHPNLFNLLLQVMDSATLTDNNGKKADFRNVILIMTTNAGARELSSGGMGFRNSSDTKGNAKGVIERTFTPEFRNRLDAWVPFKPLDLDVIKLIVDKFTKELNGQLAEKRVLVKLTEEAREWLAKNGFDARYGARPMSRLIHEKIKQPLANEILFGKLADGGSALVEVKDDNLKLNLDKQKTLVGV; this is encoded by the coding sequence ATGTTGACCAGAGAATTAGAAGAAACCTTAAGCTTTGCGGTCGATGAGGCGGTGAAGCATAAGCATGAGTTCGTTACGCTTGAGCATCTGCTCTTTGCGTTGCTCGAAGATACGGCCGCGCGCGAGATATTGTTCAATTGCGGAGCGCAGATCGATGAGCTTGGCAGGGCCTTGCTTGGATATTTTGAGGATGCTCTCGAAAAAATGCCTCCTAATGCCAAGGCAATGCCAGAGCTGACATCGACTTTTCAATCGACGATCTCTTACGCAGTCTTGCAGGCAGAGGGCAGCGGACAGGGAGCCGTTGATGGCGGCAACATTCTTGCGGCATTGTATCAGGCTGAGCAGTCCTACGCAGTGTATTTGTTGCTGCAGCAAGGCGTAACGCGATTGGATATTCTTAATTACATTTCGCACGGCATTTCAAAGATCGATCAGGGTGAGCCGATGTTTGACGGCATCGATGACGAGGAGCTTGATAGTTCTGCCCAACGTAAAAAGCCGCTCGAGAGTTTCTGCGTAGAGCTCGTCGCAAAAGCTGCTGCCGGACAGATCGATCCGATAGTTGGCCGCGGCCCTGAGATCGAACGCACGATCCAGGTGCTTTGCCGCCGGAAGAAAAATAATCCGCTTTACGTCGGTGAGCCCGGCGTCGGAAAAACTGCTTTGGCCGAAGGTTTGGCGCTCAAGATCAGCGAAGGCGATGTGCCTGAGGTTTTGCAGGGGGCAAAGGTCTTTGCACTTGATATGGGTACGGTGCTTGCGGGAACACGTTACCGCGGCGATTTTGAACAGCGGTTCAAGGCGATCATTAATGAACTGAAAGAACAGGAAAACGCGATTCTATTTATCGACGAGATACACACGATTGTTGGTGCCGGTGCGGTTTCGGGCGGCTCGATGGATGCGTCGAATATTTTAAAACCTGCGCTTGCCGACGGTTCATTGCGTTGCATCGGCTCGACAACTCACGCAGAATATAAGTCTGCATTTGACCGCGACCGTGCGCTGGCGCGACGTTTTCAGCGGATCGATATAAATGAACCGACGGTCGATGAAACATACGAAATACTCAAAGGCCTCAAGAAATTCTACGAACAGCATCACGGCGTAAGATACGGCAACGACGCACTTCGCACTGCCGCTGAGCTTGCCGGTAAATACATAAATGACCGTTTTTTGCCCGACAAGGCCATCGACGTGATAGACGAGGTTGGAGCATCGGTCAAGCTCCTGCCCGTGAGCCGGCGGCCAAAAAGAGTGACAGTTCAGATGGTCGAAAACACCATCGCGCGTATGGCAAAGATACCGCCAAAAACCGTCGTCGCTGACGAAAGGTCACGGCTAAAGACGCTTCGCGATGACATAAAGAAAGCTATCTTTGGGCAGGACGCGGCGATCGATGCCATTGTCGATGCGATACAAATATCACGCGCCGGACTCGGACATCAGACCAAACCGGTTGGTTCGTTTTTGTTTTCGGGACCGACTGGCGTTGGTAAGACCGAAGTTTCGAAGCAGCTTGCAGAGATCCTCGGCGTCGAATTTCTGCGTTACGATATGAGCGAATACGCCGAGCCGCACACAGTTTCGCGGTTGATCGGCGCGCCGCCTGGATATGTCGGATTTGATCAAGGAGGCCTGCTTACGGAGGCGATAATGCGGACGCCTCATGCTGTCTTGGTTCTCGACGAAATTGAGAAGGCTCATCCAAATCTTTTCAATCTGCTTTTGCAGGTAATGGACTCAGCCACGCTCACAGACAATAACGGCAAGAAAGCGGATTTTCGGAATGTCATTTTGATAATGACGACCAATGCCGGTGCCCGCGAACTCTCCAGTGGCGGAATGGGTTTCCGCAATTCGTCCGACACAAAGGGCAATGCAAAAGGAGTGATAGAGCGGACTTTTACTCCGGAGTTTCGCAACCGCCTCGATGCGTGGGTTCCATTCAAACCGCTTGACCTCGATGTGATCAAGCTCATCGTCGATAAATTTACCAAAGAGCTAAACGGCCAGCTTGCCGAGAAACGTGTCCTTGTAAAACTAACGGAAGAAGCCCGCGAATGGCTTGCCAAAAATGGTTTCGACGCACGCTACGGAGCAAGGCCGATGTCGCGGCTCATCCACGAAAAGATCAAACAGCCGCTTGCTAACGAGATCTTGTTTGGCAAGCTCGCGGACGGCGGCAGTGCTCTGGTTGAAGTAAAAGACGACAACCTAAAATTAAATCTGGATAAACAAAAGACGCTTGTAGGCGTTTAG
- a CDS encoding homoserine kinase, which produces MDEVRILSPATVSNVVCGFDCLGFALAEPCDEMTLRKMDECAVRIINRDDYGLPTDPAKNVAGVALLALMKAAQIDFGFEVEITKHIKPGSGIGSSSASSCGAVVAANMLIGERFSKLELVRFAMEGEFLASGSRHADNAAPCIYGGFTLVRSAEPLDIVSIDFPPMFATVIHPQIEIKTAEARAILPKDVPLKDAVQNWSNLGAFVVALAKGDYELLSRSMEDTIVEPVRKALIPKFDEVKSSSLNAGAFGGGISGSGPSVFMLSKTRETAENVEVAMNEVYAQTDIEYNIYVSEIHPTGVRSL; this is translated from the coding sequence ATGGACGAAGTAAGGATATTGTCGCCGGCGACGGTTTCTAATGTGGTTTGCGGATTTGATTGTCTCGGTTTTGCGTTAGCGGAGCCGTGTGACGAGATGACCCTGCGAAAGATGGACGAATGCGCCGTTCGCATAATCAATCGTGACGACTATGGTTTACCAACCGACCCGGCGAAAAATGTCGCCGGCGTTGCTTTGCTGGCATTAATGAAAGCCGCTCAGATTGATTTTGGTTTCGAGGTTGAGATCACAAAGCACATCAAACCGGGCAGCGGCATCGGTTCTAGCTCAGCAAGCTCATGCGGTGCAGTTGTCGCGGCAAATATGCTGATCGGCGAACGTTTTTCAAAGCTTGAACTCGTCCGATTTGCTATGGAAGGCGAGTTTCTTGCTTCAGGTTCGCGTCATGCTGACAACGCCGCTCCGTGTATTTACGGAGGGTTTACGCTTGTGCGCTCGGCCGAACCGCTCGATATTGTCTCGATCGATTTTCCGCCGATGTTTGCGACGGTCATTCACCCGCAGATCGAGATCAAAACCGCTGAGGCACGAGCTATTTTGCCAAAGGATGTTCCGCTCAAGGACGCCGTGCAGAATTGGAGCAATCTCGGAGCATTCGTCGTAGCTCTCGCTAAAGGCGATTACGAGCTTCTTTCGCGTTCGATGGAAGACACAATTGTCGAGCCCGTCCGCAAAGCGTTGATACCAAAGTTTGACGAAGTAAAATCTTCCAGCCTCAATGCCGGAGCGTTCGGCGGCGGGATTTCCGGTTCCGGCCCTTCGGTCTTTATGCTTAGCAAAACGCGGGAAACCGCCGAAAATGTGGAAGTTGCAATGAATGAGGTTTACGCCCAAACCGATATCGAATACAACATCTACGTTTCAGAAATTCATCCTACAGGCGTTAGATCTTTGTAG
- the thrA gene encoding bifunctional aspartate kinase/homoserine dehydrogenase I: MKVLKFGGSSVGSAETIEKVIEIVRTTTKSGPCAVVLSAMQGTTDSLIEAGRSAERGDDGYIEILSNISQRHIETIHKLFGDEGNAGVLDFVETTIKELENLCEGVRLVHELSAKTLDRILSFGEIVSTRIVSAKLSQVGLENEWKDSRLFIQTDSNHGFGLVDFAETNRRMKEYFDSSPAKLHIFPGFIASDAKGYTTTLGRGGSDYTAAIIAAAIDADILEIWTDVSGMMTADPRFVRNVRQISHINYREAMELSHFGAKVIYPPTIQPVMAKGIPVLIKNTFEPDNPGTLIEADSAPEKDMIRGITSIDKITVLNLEGSGMVGIPGFSKRLFDALSRSQINVILITQSSSEHSICVAIEEKFAEAAKRAVDREFEYEINVGKIEPLKVESGFSILALVGDNMKEHTGVSGKMFTTLGHNGINIHAIAQGSSERNISAIISSKDVQKAVNTLHEEFFSDGNKQINIFIAGVGTVGGKLIEQLRTQHQHLLDEMRLNLHVVGIANSKRALLAEEGVNLDSYKADLDDAHAMSVSALADTIVAQNLRNSIFVDVTASADVVEVYSKLLAKSISVIACNKIAASSSYENYSHLKDTAREFSANFFFETNVGAGLPVINTLNDLLRSGDKVNRIEAVLSGTLNFVFNNYDGTRKFAEVVRLAQVEGYTEPDPRLDLNGTDVARKILILAREAGNRIEMEDIENVGFLPESCLAGSVEDFYAEMERHEDHFKNLLDDASAKGLKLKYIASFNDGKASVGLQSIGPDHNFANLSGKDNAVLFYTNRYADQPLVVKGAGAGADVTAAGVFADIIRASRS; encoded by the coding sequence ATGAAGGTCCTAAAATTCGGCGGCTCATCAGTTGGAAGCGCCGAAACAATAGAAAAAGTAATTGAGATAGTCAGAACGACGACAAAGTCCGGCCCGTGTGCCGTTGTGTTGTCAGCGATGCAGGGCACGACCGATTCGCTCATCGAGGCCGGCCGCTCGGCAGAACGCGGCGATGATGGCTATATCGAAATTCTCAGCAACATCAGCCAACGTCATATCGAAACGATCCACAAACTTTTCGGTGACGAGGGAAATGCGGGAGTTTTGGATTTTGTCGAAACCACTATCAAGGAACTCGAAAACTTGTGCGAAGGTGTGCGATTGGTACACGAACTGTCAGCTAAGACGCTCGACCGAATTTTGAGTTTTGGTGAGATCGTTTCAACCCGCATTGTATCCGCCAAACTTTCGCAAGTCGGACTTGAAAACGAATGGAAAGACAGCCGCCTTTTTATACAAACTGATTCGAACCACGGATTTGGCCTGGTTGATTTTGCTGAAACCAATCGCCGGATGAAGGAATATTTCGACTCTTCGCCCGCAAAGCTGCACATTTTTCCGGGCTTCATCGCAAGCGATGCAAAAGGTTATACAACAACTTTAGGCCGTGGCGGTTCGGATTACACGGCGGCGATCATCGCCGCTGCGATCGACGCTGACATTCTTGAGATCTGGACGGATGTGTCTGGGATGATGACTGCCGATCCGCGATTTGTCCGCAACGTGCGGCAGATATCGCACATTAATTACCGCGAGGCGATGGAGCTGTCGCACTTCGGAGCAAAGGTCATTTATCCGCCGACCATACAGCCTGTAATGGCAAAAGGCATTCCGGTTTTGATCAAAAATACTTTTGAACCTGACAATCCTGGAACCTTGATCGAAGCTGATTCCGCACCGGAAAAGGACATGATCCGCGGCATCACCAGCATTGACAAGATCACGGTTCTCAATCTCGAAGGCAGCGGAATGGTGGGTATTCCGGGTTTTTCAAAGCGGCTGTTTGATGCGCTTTCGCGTTCACAGATCAACGTCATTTTGATCACGCAAAGTTCGTCCGAACATTCGATCTGTGTGGCTATCGAAGAAAAATTCGCTGAAGCTGCAAAACGCGCCGTAGATCGCGAATTCGAATACGAGATAAACGTCGGCAAGATCGAACCGCTAAAGGTGGAAAGCGGATTTTCGATCCTCGCCCTTGTAGGCGACAACATGAAAGAGCACACCGGCGTGAGCGGCAAGATGTTTACCACGCTCGGCCACAACGGCATCAACATCCACGCCATCGCGCAGGGGTCAAGCGAGCGAAATATCTCTGCGATCATCTCGTCAAAGGACGTGCAAAAAGCTGTCAATACTCTGCACGAAGAATTTTTCTCTGACGGCAATAAGCAAATAAATATTTTCATCGCTGGTGTCGGCACCGTCGGCGGAAAGCTGATCGAACAACTCCGCACACAGCATCAACACTTACTCGACGAGATGCGCTTGAACCTTCATGTTGTTGGCATTGCAAACAGCAAACGCGCGCTACTTGCAGAAGAAGGTGTCAATCTCGACTCCTATAAAGCCGATCTTGATGACGCCCATGCGATGTCCGTTTCGGCGCTGGCAGATACGATCGTCGCACAAAACTTACGCAACTCGATCTTTGTCGATGTTACGGCGAGCGCAGATGTTGTAGAAGTTTATTCGAAACTTCTTGCAAAGAGCATTTCGGTGATTGCCTGTAATAAGATCGCTGCATCGTCGAGCTACGAAAATTACTCGCACCTGAAAGACACCGCCCGCGAATTTAGCGCAAACTTTTTCTTTGAAACAAATGTCGGCGCAGGCCTTCCCGTTATCAATACTCTCAACGACCTGCTCCGCAGCGGCGACAAAGTAAACCGCATCGAAGCAGTGCTGTCAGGCACGCTTAATTTTGTCTTTAACAACTACGACGGTACGCGAAAGTTCGCCGAAGTCGTCCGTCTGGCTCAAGTGGAAGGTTACACCGAACCCGACCCGCGACTTGATCTGAACGGAACCGACGTCGCACGAAAGATTCTGATCCTCGCACGTGAAGCCGGGAATCGCATTGAGATGGAAGACATTGAAAACGTCGGCTTTTTGCCGGAATCGTGTTTAGCTGGCAGTGTTGAAGATTTTTACGCTGAAATGGAACGTCACGAAGATCATTTTAAGAACTTGCTCGACGATGCATCAGCGAAGGGATTGAAACTAAAATACATTGCGTCGTTCAATGACGGCAAGGCATCTGTCGGCTTGCAATCCATTGGCCCCGACCACAATTTCGCAAATCTTTCAGGCAAGGATAACGCCGTTCTTTTCTACACGAACCGCTACGCCGATCAACCGTTGGTTGTAAAAGGCGCCGGAGCCGGAGCCGACGTGACCGCAGCCGGGGTCTTTGCCGACATTATCCGCGCATCGCGTTCTTAA
- a CDS encoding pirin family protein, giving the protein MKAEAKQTTNTKKVESIIAPPPRHWVGDGFNVHGFFPHGPLTGERMSPFFLLDYNAKVDFPPREQPFGVGPHPHRGFETVTIAYKGKVAHHDSRGGGGVIGEGDVQWMTAGSGLLHKEYHEEEYNKAGGPFQMVQLWVNLPAKDKMTEPNYQAITNAEMGRVPLANGGEVEIIAGEFKGVKGPATTFSPVHLYNLKPKAGETVEMSFPTGYTTAILAIEGSATINDAEKLATNHLALFERDGELIKVEAAEDSILLVMSGEPLNEPIAQYGPFLMNTKAEIAQAIDDYQQGKFGYLAD; this is encoded by the coding sequence ATGAAAGCAGAAGCTAAACAAACCACTAATACAAAAAAGGTTGAATCGATCATTGCACCGCCGCCGCGGCATTGGGTTGGTGATGGATTTAACGTGCATGGATTTTTTCCGCACGGGCCACTGACGGGCGAGCGGATGAGTCCGTTCTTTTTGCTCGACTATAACGCGAAGGTGGATTTTCCGCCGCGTGAACAGCCCTTTGGCGTCGGCCCGCATCCGCATCGCGGGTTCGAAACCGTCACGATTGCTTATAAGGGGAAGGTTGCTCACCACGACAGCCGCGGAGGCGGTGGTGTGATCGGCGAAGGCGATGTTCAATGGATGACGGCGGGCAGCGGTTTGCTACACAAGGAATATCATGAAGAGGAATATAACAAAGCCGGCGGGCCGTTTCAGATGGTGCAATTGTGGGTGAACTTGCCCGCCAAGGACAAAATGACCGAGCCTAACTATCAGGCGATCACAAATGCAGAGATGGGCAGAGTGCCTCTTGCCAATGGCGGAGAAGTCGAGATCATCGCCGGCGAGTTCAAAGGCGTAAAAGGCCCGGCGACGACATTTTCGCCTGTTCATCTTTACAACTTAAAGCCAAAAGCAGGCGAGACTGTCGAGATGTCATTTCCGACGGGCTACACGACTGCGATCCTTGCTATCGAAGGCTCAGCGACGATTAATGATGCTGAGAAACTAGCGACAAATCATCTGGCTCTATTCGAACGTGACGGCGAGTTGATAAAAGTCGAGGCTGCCGAGGACAGCATCCTTCTCGTGATGAGCGGCGAACCGCTCAATGAGCCGATAGCTCAATACGGCCCGTTTCTGATGAATACAAAAGCTGAGATTGCGCAAGCTATCGACGACTATCAGCAAGGTAAGTTTGGTTATTTGGCGGATTGA
- the thrC gene encoding threonine synthase has translation MQYFSTNRRSPHVSFREAVLNGQPDDKGLYFPSKIPRLSNDWLKGLSTRSNEQIAFDVIRPYVASEIPDDVLFNICAETVNFDFPLVALTDSISTLELFHGPTLAFKDVGARFMSRALQHFSRDNAEKTIVIVATSGDTGGAVAAGFHGVEGIEVVILYPKGKVSKVQELQLTTLGGNVTTLELHGNFDDCQALAKQALADGDLQSKVHLTSANSINVARWLPQQFYYFFALKQWNCEPPVISVPSGNFGNLASGILAHITGLQVKKFIAACNANDVVPRFLQSAEYEPRQSVPTLSNAMDVGSPSNFVRILEIFDNKFVDLKEKLESVSVSDKITAKTMLEVYEGQGYILDPHGAVGYRALSDHIEKHSDCKGIFLETAHPVKFDSVNEILGTQGKVPKSVDALFSKEKQSIEMDVNYEDLKDLLVSKI, from the coding sequence ATGCAATACTTTAGCACAAACCGAAGGTCGCCTCATGTCTCGTTTCGTGAGGCTGTTTTAAACGGACAGCCCGATGACAAAGGCTTGTATTTTCCGTCCAAGATACCGCGCTTGTCCAATGACTGGCTAAAAGGCCTCTCGACGCGCTCAAACGAACAGATCGCGTTTGACGTTATACGCCCTTACGTCGCGAGCGAAATACCGGATGACGTTCTTTTCAATATATGTGCCGAGACGGTGAATTTTGATTTTCCGCTCGTGGCTCTCACAGACAGTATTTCTACTCTTGAGCTATTTCATGGCCCGACGCTCGCGTTTAAGGATGTCGGTGCGCGGTTCATGAGCCGAGCTCTTCAACACTTTTCTCGCGATAATGCAGAAAAGACAATTGTAATTGTCGCCACCTCGGGTGATACCGGTGGAGCTGTTGCAGCAGGTTTTCATGGAGTCGAAGGCATCGAGGTAGTTATCCTTTACCCAAAAGGTAAGGTCAGCAAGGTTCAGGAACTACAATTGACTACTCTGGGCGGAAATGTAACTACATTGGAATTACACGGTAATTTCGATGACTGCCAAGCCCTTGCAAAACAGGCACTTGCCGACGGCGATCTGCAATCAAAAGTTCACCTTACTTCGGCCAATTCGATCAATGTCGCCCGTTGGCTGCCTCAGCAGTTTTATTATTTCTTCGCATTGAAGCAATGGAACTGCGAACCGCCAGTTATTTCGGTTCCAAGCGGCAATTTCGGCAATCTTGCTTCGGGCATTTTGGCCCATATTACGGGCTTGCAGGTAAAGAAATTTATAGCAGCCTGTAATGCTAATGATGTCGTGCCCAGGTTTTTGCAAAGTGCGGAATACGAACCGCGTCAATCAGTACCCACACTTTCAAACGCGATGGATGTTGGTAGCCCAAGCAATTTTGTCCGCATTCTGGAGATATTCGACAATAAATTTGTTGATCTCAAAGAAAAGCTTGAGTCCGTGAGCGTTTCGGACAAAATAACTGCCAAAACGATGCTCGAGGTTTATGAAGGTCAAGGGTATATTCTCGACCCTCACGGTGCGGTCGGTTATCGAGCTCTATCCGACCATATCGAAAAGCATAGTGACTGCAAAGGCATTTTTCTCGAAACCGCTCATCCTGTAAAATTCGATTCTGTAAACGAAATACTTGGAACACAAGGAAAAGTACCGAAATCAGTTGACGCCCTGTTTTCAAAAGAAAAGCAGAGCATAGAAATGGATGTAAATTACGAAGATTTAAAAGATCTCCTCGTCAGTAAAATATGA
- a CDS encoding class I SAM-dependent methyltransferase, producing the protein MNEIKSALTDYAEAHTSGESEILSELREHCYAHYEDSSMLSGFFQGRVLSMLSHMIEPKVVLEIGTYLGYSALCLAEGLAGGGKVITLDIQEDTNQVARSFVEKTEYKDKIEFILAPAVDVIPNLSEIFDLVFIDADKPNYSNYYNLVFDKLRPGGFIIADNVLWSGKVLDAEKDEDTQALADFSKIVLADERVENVLLPIRDGLMVIRKRS; encoded by the coding sequence ATGAATGAAATAAAAAGTGCATTGACGGACTACGCCGAGGCCCATACTTCGGGCGAAAGCGAGATTTTGTCTGAGCTTCGCGAACATTGTTACGCACATTATGAGGATTCTTCGATGCTGTCTGGCTTCTTTCAAGGCCGCGTTTTATCGATGCTTTCTCACATGATCGAGCCTAAAGTTGTTCTTGAAATAGGCACTTATCTCGGCTATTCGGCATTATGTCTGGCGGAAGGACTCGCTGGCGGCGGAAAAGTAATTACATTAGACATACAAGAGGACACAAATCAGGTCGCCCGCTCCTTTGTTGAAAAGACAGAATACAAAGACAAGATCGAATTCATATTAGCTCCAGCTGTGGATGTGATCCCAAATCTATCGGAAATCTTCGATCTGGTCTTTATCGACGCCGATAAGCCTAATTATTCCAATTATTACAACCTGGTTTTCGACAAACTTCGTCCGGGCGGCTTTATTATTGCCGACAACGTCCTCTGGAGCGGCAAGGTTCTCGACGCCGAAAAAGACGAGGATACTCAGGCACTGGCCGATTTTAGCAAAATCGTCCTCGCGGACGAACGTGTCGAAAATGTTCTGTTGCCTATTCGGGATGGTCTCATGGTTATTAGAAAGAGATCCTAA